The region AGCATTCTCTTTTTAGCTTTAGATAGTTTTCTGTATCTCTTTGAACCTTTTTTACAGCGATTTAATAGCTTTTGAAATTCAGCAAGTTTCTTGTTTCTGTATCTTAGAACGCTGTTTAAAATACCTCCTCGGTAAATGATGGTTTCGGAACCATCAAAACACGTGATCGGATGGATAATACCAAGATCAATAGACATAACTTTTGTCTTTGGTTGTCGGTTTTCTTCTTCAATCTTCACCTCTATTCCAAGGTGAAGATAATATCTTCCATTTTCGTAGACTAATTTAGCTTGCCTGATTATTGTGGCTGGCAACGATGTTTGGATAATAATAGGTTGTTGCTTTCTTCCCATTGAAAGCTTTAGCTTACCATCCGGCATCAATTTTATCGCTGTGTTTTTCCAGATGAATGGCAGGAATCTTTTCTTTTTGTACGGCGGTCTTAAATCTGGTTTTGATTTAACTGCGCTGAAGTAACTATCAAGAGCTTGAAAGTACTCTTGAAGTATAGCTTGTTTAGAATGTGTATGAATGTCTATATTATCAGCCCAACGCAGAATATATTTTCGCACCGTATTTTGAGAGAGCCAGAAACCTTTCTTGCGCTTTATCTTTTTGACAAGAGACATTGTTTTGTTATATATCCGTGCAGCAGTTTTGTTAAGTTCAGAACATAAAGGATAAAGTTCTAATGGTACAGGTACTTTATATGTTCTGACTACATATCTTGACATTCTTCAGTATATCTCCTGATAGTTTCTTCTGAAACCGTTTCTGTTGCCCTATACAATTGTAACACAGCTTTTGATAATTAATAAGCTCCTTACCCATTCCCCTGAAGGAGAAGGACTTGCGGAGATATTTTTTCTGTCACATTAATTGCAAGATTTTATAAATTGACGATACTGGCTTTTGCACGTATAATCATTCTAAACAAAGGGGGTATAGTGATGAGAAAACTGCTCAGTTTATTTGGTATTCTGTCATTGTTCGTTCTTTGTTTCAGTCAGGTTGCTCTGCAAGAAGCCGCCCCGGCTATTCAGAAGCTTGGCATTTTAAAAACAATCGACGATTCAGCCCTGACTTATGACGAACTTTATTCTGCTGTAGCAAAAGCTTTTCCTGGAAAAGAATCACTTGTAAAGAAGGGAACAGATCAGGTTTTGAGAAAAGACTTTATCATGATACTTGTCAAGGTACTCGGCCTTGAACAAGAGGCTGCAAAATTCACAGAGATTTGCACTCTCGCAAACGATGAAGATAAAGTTCCAAAAGAAGCTATAGGCGCTTTTACACTCGCATTTAGAAGCGACAGACAACTTTTAGATTATCGTTACGGGCATTTGCTTGAGCCGCTATCACCAATAACAAAATCAGAAGCGGCAAGATCTTTCTACATGGCGCTTTATCCACCAAAACGTGGTGGAACGATTGTAACAGCAGTTGGGGCAGATCCCAAGGGACTCAACACCTTGTTTACCTCTTCAGGTTTAACCTGGACAATCTGCAACATCATCGGTGATGGAAATACAGGAACTGACGACAACGGCTTTTATCATCCAAGGATGATAAAAAGAATACCCACCCTCGAAAACGGTCTTGTAAAAATCAACCAGGATGGTTCAATGAGTGTGACCTTCGAATTGAGAAGAGGTATGAAATGGCACGATGGTCAGCCGGTCACAGCACATGATGCAAAATTTCAGTGGGAAGTTATGGTTTCTGAAGCCCCAGTTACATCGAATTACTTTGAAAAGATGGTAGATCGAGTTGATGTAATAGATGACTACACATTCACAGTTCATTTTCCCAGTCCAGTACCCGGTGCTGAACTTGGTTCATCGGTCTACGCCTATTACTACGGCTGGTTCCAGCTTCCTGAACATCTTTACAGAAAAGACTTTGAAGAAGCAAAGAAAACAGGAAACTGGGATCAATTTGTTCAAAAAGTTACCTTCAACCCTGTTATGACAGGACCATACAAATTCAAAGAATACGTCGAAGGGCAGTACATAGTGCTGGAAGCATTTGATGAATATTACATGGGCAGGCCAAATATTGATCAAATAGTGATGAGAATAATTCCAGACAGCGATGTTATCTTTGCATCTGTTTTAAAAGGTGAAATAGACTTTGGCAGGTATACGCTGGATCTTAAACAAAGTCTGCAACTTGAAAAAGATAAAGGAGATATCTTCAATGTCTACTTCACTCCGAATGTGGCAGCGTGGACACTTGATTTGAACTTCAGAGATCCAAACGATCTTTCAAAACCACATCCGTTGTTCTCTGACGTGAGGGTCAGGCAGGCTATTTTATATGCAATTGATCGTCAGCAAATAAACAACGTTGTATTTTTTGGAAAAGGTCAGATTGTAGACACATGGATCACGGAAGTCCATATGATGAGGGATGCTTTAAAAGGAGACCATATAAAGAAATACCCGTACGATCCGAAAAAAGCAGAAGAATTACTTGCTCAAGCTGGCTGGAAAAAGAACAAGCAGGGGTTACTTGAAAAAGATGGCAGGGTTTTCGAGTTCACACTGATTGCAGGAGCAGGTAACAGTCAAAATGAGCTGATAACCCAGTTAATACAGGGTATGCTCAAAAAAGTTGGTATATCTGTAAAGATTGAAATGAAACCTGCACTTGTCATATGGGATGAAGCTCCCATGGGCAAATTCGATGCGTGGCTGACTGGCTGGGGCTATGGAGTCAGTGATGAAGCACTAAATTACTGGGGTAGTGATATGATACCATCCGAGGCAAATAACTGGGGTGGTACGAATTACACGGGCTGGTCCAATCCCAAAAACGATGAGATACTTGCGAAAATGGCAACAGAAGTTGATTTTGAAAAAAGAGTCGAATTGTACAAACAACACTTTGCATTATGGACCAATGACTTGCCAGTTTTGCCTTTGATTTCAGATCCAACACCTCATTTTGCAAAGAAATACATCAAAAGTTTTAATTCTACTTACGACAGTGGCCTTGGCTGGATCATCTACAACTGGTACATAGACACAGAACAACATTAATGGCTGGGGGATAACCCCCCAGTTTCATTCCCGAGGAGGACTCAAGATGAATTTTGACTACTTGGTCGATCAAATACCAGATTACAGGAGATTTTTTTACGTCGATGAATTCGACAGAAGAACACAGGAACTTGCTGAAAAATTTCCCAGAGTAGTAAAAGTTTATGAAATTGGTAAATCGAGAAATGCTCATCCAATAAAGGTAATCAAAATAGGTAATGGCTCCAGAAATGCGCTCATGTTTGGTTGCCCACACCCTAATGAACCCATAGGGGCAATGATGCTCGATTTCCTTTGCGAAAAACTTGTGGAGGATGAACAATTGAGATCTCATTTTGATTACACCTGGTATTTAATAAAGGTTATAGATCCAGATGGTACAAAGTTAAATGAGGGCTGGTTTTCAAATCCACAGTCTATTAAGTCCTATGCAGGCAATTTCTACAGACCACCGGGATACAGGCAGGTTGAATGGACTTTTCCTGTAGATTATAAAACCCTTCATTTTCATGAGCCATTACCAGAAACACAAACTTTGATGAAGATCATGGAAGAGGAAAAACCAGTTTTCATGTATTCTTTGCACAATGCGGGTTTTGGCGGAGTTTATTATTATATATCTGATGATTCACCAGAATTGTATGAAGGTTTTCACACCATCCCACATAGATTTAAGGTACCGCTTGCACTTGGTGAACCGGAAGTGCCATATCTGAAAATGCTCTCAAAGGCTATATACAAACTTTCTCCAATAACTGAGGAATACGATTATCTCGAAAAACATGCGAAGGTCGATCCTGCTCAGATCATAAGAGCTGGTGCAAGTTCAGACGAATATGCCAAACGTGTTGCAGACACATATTCTCTTGTGTGCGAAGTTCCGTACTACTACGATCCAAGAATAGAAGATATATCAGAAACTCAGATGACAAGAAAAGAAGCAAGACTCATCTCATGGGAAAGCTCGACAAAACAATACGAATTTGTCAGGGAAATCTTCGAAATATGTGAAAACTACTCAAATGAGAAATCTCCATTCTACGAAGTTCTCAAAAATTACGTTGAAATCATGCCAGAACATTTGAATGCAGAGAAGAACTGGATCGAAACCGATCCACAGCTTCAAAGAAAAGCTACCGTTGCCGAAGTTTTTGATAACACCTGTGTCACGCAGTTCTATCAATCTTTAATGCTCGGTATGCTAAAGAGATTTGTCAATGAGATTCTTGAAAATTACGAAGATGAAAAATTATCTGAAGTTAAAAAGAAAGTTGACGGTCAATTTGACAGGAAAATAGATTATCTTGAAAAAAATCTCAATTACAGAGCAATACCAATAAAAGATCTGGTTGCCATACAATTGTTGGCAGGATTGAAAACAGCTGAATATGTACAGTCACTGTAGGGGGTAAAAATTTGAAAAGATACCTGTTTTTTAGATTGGTAGAACTAATTCCCATATTTTTTCTCATTTCGTTGATCATTTTTGTCATTCTGAACGCAATGCCGGGAGATCCGTTGCTGACAAGTCGCTTAGAAAATCCACGTGCGCTTGTGAGAGATCCAGCCAAGATTGCCGAACTAAGAAAATATTATCACCTTGATGATCCTTTGATAGTCAGATATGGTTTCTGGCTTACGAGTTTTCTCAAAGGCGATCTTGGTTTTTCTTCGATGTACAAACAACCTGTGCTGGGTATTATCGTTAAAAGGCTCCCGAATACTCTTACCTTGACGATAACTGCATGGGTTATAGGACTTGTAGTGGCTTTCCCAATAGGGATTTATTCTGCTGTTAAGAAATATTCGTTCTTTGACTATTTCTTCACCATTCTTGCATTCGTTGGAATTTCTCTGCCGACATTCTGGTTTGCGTTGATGGCGATAATCGTGTTTTCCGTGGTACTTGGCTGGTTTCCCATATCCGGTGTTCAAACCTATGGTATCACGGGCTCATGGAATATCTTTGTAGATAAACTCAGGCATCTGACTTTACCAGCTCTGGTCCTCGGTTTAGTTCAGGTTGCTTATTGGGTGCGGTACATAAGAACCTCTCTGTTAGAAGTACTCGATCAAGATTACATAAGAACCGCTTATTCAAAAGG is a window of Pseudothermotoga elfii DSM 9442 = NBRC 107921 DNA encoding:
- a CDS encoding RNA-guided endonuclease InsQ/TnpB family protein, yielding MSRYVVRTYKVPVPLELYPLCSELNKTAARIYNKTMSLVKKIKRKKGFWLSQNTVRKYILRWADNIDIHTHSKQAILQEYFQALDSYFSAVKSKPDLRPPYKKKRFLPFIWKNTAIKLMPDGKLKLSMGRKQQPIIIQTSLPATIIRQAKLVYENGRYYLHLGIEVKIEEENRQPKTKVMSIDLGIIHPITCFDGSETIIYRGGILNSVLRYRNKKLAEFQKLLNRCKKGSKRYRKLSKAKKRMLTGTQNQIRNMLHKITSNFVGLCIQKSVGTIVVGDITNIRYGANGNDNYNQKLHQWQYRKIVNMITDKAKLHEIKVVSISEAYTSKRCPVCGSRNHPNNRNYKCQNCGFEYHRDGVGAISIYARYPGASQVIVELAPARGVRFNPHLCGHGVSVSPSLGDWECQIIN
- a CDS encoding peptide ABC transporter substrate-binding protein; the encoded protein is MRKLLSLFGILSLFVLCFSQVALQEAAPAIQKLGILKTIDDSALTYDELYSAVAKAFPGKESLVKKGTDQVLRKDFIMILVKVLGLEQEAAKFTEICTLANDEDKVPKEAIGAFTLAFRSDRQLLDYRYGHLLEPLSPITKSEAARSFYMALYPPKRGGTIVTAVGADPKGLNTLFTSSGLTWTICNIIGDGNTGTDDNGFYHPRMIKRIPTLENGLVKINQDGSMSVTFELRRGMKWHDGQPVTAHDAKFQWEVMVSEAPVTSNYFEKMVDRVDVIDDYTFTVHFPSPVPGAELGSSVYAYYYGWFQLPEHLYRKDFEEAKKTGNWDQFVQKVTFNPVMTGPYKFKEYVEGQYIVLEAFDEYYMGRPNIDQIVMRIIPDSDVIFASVLKGEIDFGRYTLDLKQSLQLEKDKGDIFNVYFTPNVAAWTLDLNFRDPNDLSKPHPLFSDVRVRQAILYAIDRQQINNVVFFGKGQIVDTWITEVHMMRDALKGDHIKKYPYDPKKAEELLAQAGWKKNKQGLLEKDGRVFEFTLIAGAGNSQNELITQLIQGMLKKVGISVKIEMKPALVIWDEAPMGKFDAWLTGWGYGVSDEALNYWGSDMIPSEANNWGGTNYTGWSNPKNDEILAKMATEVDFEKRVELYKQHFALWTNDLPVLPLISDPTPHFAKKYIKSFNSTYDSGLGWIIYNWYIDTEQH
- a CDS encoding M14 family zinc carboxypeptidase, whose protein sequence is MNFDYLVDQIPDYRRFFYVDEFDRRTQELAEKFPRVVKVYEIGKSRNAHPIKVIKIGNGSRNALMFGCPHPNEPIGAMMLDFLCEKLVEDEQLRSHFDYTWYLIKVIDPDGTKLNEGWFSNPQSIKSYAGNFYRPPGYRQVEWTFPVDYKTLHFHEPLPETQTLMKIMEEEKPVFMYSLHNAGFGGVYYYISDDSPELYEGFHTIPHRFKVPLALGEPEVPYLKMLSKAIYKLSPITEEYDYLEKHAKVDPAQIIRAGASSDEYAKRVADTYSLVCEVPYYYDPRIEDISETQMTRKEARLISWESSTKQYEFVREIFEICENYSNEKSPFYEVLKNYVEIMPEHLNAEKNWIETDPQLQRKATVAEVFDNTCVTQFYQSLMLGMLKRFVNEILENYEDEKLSEVKKKVDGQFDRKIDYLEKNLNYRAIPIKDLVAIQLLAGLKTAEYVQSL
- a CDS encoding ABC transporter permease, whose product is MKRYLFFRLVELIPIFFLISLIIFVILNAMPGDPLLTSRLENPRALVRDPAKIAELRKYYHLDDPLIVRYGFWLTSFLKGDLGFSSMYKQPVLGIIVKRLPNTLTLTITAWVIGLVVAFPIGIYSAVKKYSFFDYFFTILAFVGISLPTFWFALMAIIVFSVVLGWFPISGVQTYGITGSWNIFVDKLRHLTLPALVLGLVQVAYWVRYIRTSLLEVLDQDYIRTAYSKGAKEKRVILKHALRNAMIPIITIIALDIPYFFGGALIVETVFSWPGMGRLMYEAVLASDYNLAVNCLMFIAVITLLSNLLADILYAVVDPRIRLGEKAV